A stretch of Triticum aestivum cultivar Chinese Spring chromosome 1D, IWGSC CS RefSeq v2.1, whole genome shotgun sequence DNA encodes these proteins:
- the LOC123182803 gene encoding probable WRKY transcription factor 57, producing MAAVGAAPLLYQQQAQAVGDGCYFSSMSSHFSHGGISSTSSSPASSFSAALGATPPAAPAIAADITAQFDISEYLFEEGAFAATLPPVVSVPAVGAAAASSATAVTARSAESAAAAERPRTERIAFRTRTEIEILDDGYKWRKYGKKSVKNSPNPRNYYRCSTEGCSVKKRVERDRDDPAYVVTTYEGTHSHVSPSTVYYASQDAASGRFFVAGTHPPPGSLN from the coding sequence ATGGCGGCAGTCGGAGCGGCACCACTGCTCTACCAACAGCAGGCGCAGGCGGTGGGCGACGGCTGCTACTTCTCTTCCATGTCCTCCCACTTCTCCCACGGGGGGATCAGCTCCACCTCCTCCAGCCCGGCCTCCAGCTTCTCCGCCGCGCTCGGCGCCACCCCGCCCGCTGCACCGGCGATCGCCGCCGACATCACGGCGCAGTTTGACATCTCCGAGTACCTCTTCGAGGAGGGCGCGTTCGCCGCGACGCTCCCGCCCGTCGTCTCCGTGCCGGCCGTTGGCGCGGCTGCTGCAAGTTCGGCGACCGCGGTGACTGCGAGGAGcgccgagtcggcggcggcggcagagcggcCGCGGACGGAGCGCATCGCGTTCCGGACGAGGACGGAGATCGAGATCCTCGACGACGGCTACAAGTGGCGCAAGTACGGCAAGAAGTCCGTCAAGAACAGCCCAAACCCAAGGAACTACTACCGGTGCTCCACGGAGGGGTGCAGCGTGAAGAAGCGGGTGGAGCGGGACCGGGACGACCCGGCGTACGTGGTGACCACGTACGAGGGCACGCACAGCCACGTCAGCCCCAGCACCGTCTACTACGCCAGCCAGGACGCCGCCTCCGGCCGCTTCTTCGTCGCCGGCACGCACCCGCCGCCAGGCTCACTCAACTGA